One genomic window of Prochlorococcus sp. MIT 0801 includes the following:
- the ribD gene encoding bifunctional diaminohydroxyphosphoribosylaminopyrimidine deaminase/5-amino-6-(5-phosphoribosylamino)uracil reductase RibD, producing MINLSEDQKIWVPWMRRSIQLALLAEGRTSPNPLVGSIVLDSNGRLVGEGFHTGAGNPHAEIEALSQAGEKSVDGTIIVTLEPCCHQGLTPPCTEAIINAGLKKVVIGMVDPDPRVSGNGISRLKDSGLEVIEGVLSQECESINREFSFRVRHGRPWGILKWAMSLDGRIGLPNGCSKWITDIPARHSVHRIRSRCDAVIVGGGTVRADNPFLTSRGKSNYEPLRVVFSRTLNLPKSAKLWDTKIARTLVAYGPEGDESFFSELPDGPEKLRLSSDNPSELLSSLAKKGCNKILWECGPQLATSAIEANCVQELVVFVAPKLLGGMSSMSPLSDFGFEAIQSTYKLQHSFFERKGEDLCWRLLF from the coding sequence ATGATTAACTTGTCTGAAGATCAAAAAATATGGGTGCCATGGATGAGACGCTCAATCCAACTGGCGTTATTAGCAGAAGGTAGGACTAGCCCAAACCCTCTAGTAGGATCTATTGTTTTGGATTCGAACGGAAGACTTGTTGGAGAGGGATTTCATACAGGCGCAGGGAATCCTCATGCTGAAATAGAAGCACTTTCTCAGGCTGGAGAGAAGTCTGTTGATGGAACAATTATTGTAACTTTAGAACCCTGTTGCCATCAGGGCTTAACACCTCCCTGTACAGAAGCAATAATAAATGCAGGTCTAAAAAAAGTTGTTATTGGGATGGTCGATCCTGATCCAAGAGTTTCAGGTAATGGAATCTCAAGATTGAAAGACTCCGGACTTGAAGTCATCGAGGGGGTTTTGAGTCAAGAATGTGAATCAATTAATCGCGAATTTAGTTTTCGAGTTCGTCATGGACGTCCTTGGGGAATTCTTAAATGGGCAATGAGCTTAGATGGAAGAATTGGCTTGCCAAATGGTTGTAGTAAGTGGATTACAGATATTCCTGCAAGGCATTCGGTTCACAGAATTCGATCTAGGTGCGATGCAGTGATAGTAGGAGGAGGAACAGTTCGGGCCGATAATCCTTTTTTAACTTCAAGGGGTAAATCAAATTATGAGCCGTTAAGGGTTGTTTTTTCAAGAACTTTGAACTTGCCTAAATCTGCAAAACTTTGGGATACAAAAATCGCTAGAACATTAGTTGCATATGGACCAGAGGGTGATGAATCTTTCTTTTCTGAGTTGCCAGATGGTCCAGAGAAATTGAGATTAAGTTCGGACAATCCATCCGAATTGCTCTCCTCACTTGCCAAAAAAGGCTGCAATAAAATTCTTTGGGAATGCGGGCCCCAACTTGCTACAAGTGCAATTGAAGCAAATTGTGTTCAGGAATTAGTAGTTTTTGTCGCACCAAAACTCTTAGGAGGGATGTCTTCAATGAGTCCTTTGAGCGATTTTGGATTTGAAGCGATTCAGTCTACCTACAAATTGCAACATTCTTTTTTCGAAAGAAAAGGGGAAGATCTTTGCTGGAGACTACTTTTTTAA
- a CDS encoding DUF3122 domain-containing protein, with product MEKLRNSFRLIISCLLICCCFFTSANRIYADSKVTLNDQKKEIKRSLESLQDLDYQTWQIIVYPSSKESTNLILRIVGYPGSLRIDHPTSLIVNSGRKTWALKDISKNSKIDFETLNDSAAEFDLRTLIAELDKNRPLRISLPGLINDLPIPPYLVSEWRSLAELK from the coding sequence ATGGAAAAATTGCGTAATTCATTTCGCCTGATAATTTCTTGTCTTTTGATTTGTTGTTGTTTTTTTACTAGTGCTAATAGAATTTATGCAGATTCAAAAGTCACTTTAAATGATCAGAAAAAAGAGATTAAAAGAAGCTTAGAGAGCCTCCAAGACTTGGATTACCAAACTTGGCAAATTATCGTTTATCCAAGTTCCAAAGAGTCCACGAATTTAATTTTAAGAATTGTGGGTTATCCAGGTTCATTAAGGATTGATCATCCAACTAGCTTGATAGTTAATTCGGGGAGAAAGACTTGGGCTTTAAAAGACATTTCAAAAAACAGTAAAATCGATTTTGAAACTTTGAATGACTCTGCAGCCGAATTTGACCTGAGAACTTTGATTGCTGAGTTGGATAAAAACAGACCTTTGAGAATAAGCTTGCCTGGATTGATAAATGATTTGCCAATCCCGCCTTACCTAGTAAGTGAATGGAGATCATTGGCTGAATTAAAATGA
- a CDS encoding bifunctional cobalt-precorrin-7 (C(5))-methyltransferase/cobalt-precorrin-6B (C(15))-methyltransferase — translation MPDESKQIHVIGIDTSSIESFFEAKKKPIFKAERIFGPQRILDSFKNWLKEKNIKNHKFEFMATDKLNDFIAQLKKGDKKTIVFSGGDPLWFGIGRLLIQNFPLSKLYFEPAATSFQLAFSRLGKPWQNTQWISLHGRDPLPFEKAIKKLPSSLVVLTDSKRGGAKEVYQLIHSLGLEGKYEFWIFERLGYSNEKIIEINSIEDFPTSIDPLHLVILFKKEKPLIQSKDLPLFGIIDSVFLQNEDCPGLITKREVRVQLLAELNLPKQGVIWDIGSGVGSIGLEALRISPKLELVSIDKRVGSKNIIEENARRLGVKASLVIEDEALNIFKQNKITSNLLHPDRVIMGGGGSDSHLILAEILNLINSNCIIVIPLISLKSISKLESILKPKVHNLSISQHQSYRGVSIGEDIRLSPINPVFILKGEIK, via the coding sequence ATGCCTGACGAGTCAAAGCAGATACACGTAATAGGAATTGATACTTCAAGTATTGAAAGTTTTTTTGAAGCTAAAAAAAAACCAATTTTTAAAGCTGAAAGAATCTTTGGTCCACAAAGAATTTTAGATTCATTCAAAAATTGGTTAAAGGAAAAAAATATAAAAAATCATAAGTTTGAGTTCATGGCAACTGACAAACTAAATGACTTTATAGCTCAATTAAAAAAAGGAGATAAAAAAACAATAGTGTTTTCCGGTGGTGATCCTCTTTGGTTTGGGATTGGTAGATTATTAATTCAAAATTTTCCTTTATCAAAACTTTATTTTGAGCCAGCCGCTACCTCTTTCCAGCTAGCTTTTTCCAGACTTGGCAAGCCTTGGCAAAATACACAATGGATTAGTCTTCATGGAAGAGACCCGCTTCCATTTGAAAAAGCAATTAAAAAGCTTCCTTCCTCACTTGTCGTATTAACTGACTCAAAAAGAGGGGGTGCTAAAGAGGTTTATCAATTAATCCATTCACTTGGACTTGAAGGGAAATATGAATTTTGGATTTTTGAAAGGCTTGGATATAGTAATGAAAAAATAATCGAAATTAATTCCATTGAGGATTTCCCAACCAGCATAGATCCATTACATCTTGTTATTCTTTTTAAGAAAGAAAAGCCTCTAATACAATCAAAAGATTTACCTTTATTTGGAATTATTGATTCGGTTTTTCTTCAAAATGAAGACTGCCCTGGGCTAATAACAAAAAGAGAAGTTAGAGTTCAACTTCTTGCTGAACTTAATCTCCCAAAGCAAGGAGTAATTTGGGACATTGGAAGTGGAGTTGGGAGTATAGGTTTAGAAGCATTAAGAATATCCCCTAAACTAGAATTAGTATCCATTGATAAAAGAGTTGGCAGTAAAAATATAATTGAGGAAAACGCGAGAAGACTTGGTGTTAAAGCATCATTGGTAATAGAGGATGAAGCATTAAATATATTCAAACAAAATAAAATAACATCTAATCTTTTACATCCAGATAGAGTTATCATGGGAGGTGGTGGCTCAGACTCACATTTAATTCTTGCAGAAATTTTGAATCTAATAAATAGTAATTGTATAATAGTAATACCATTAATATCATTAAAATCCATATCAAAATTAGAGTCGATTTTAAAGCCTAAAGTCCACAATTTATCTATCAGTCAACATCAATCGTATAGAGGTGTAAGTATTGGAGAAGATATAAGATTATCTCCCATAAATCCTGTTTTCATTTTGAAGGGTGAAATTAAATAA
- a CDS encoding NAD(+) kinase yields the protein MPRVGLIVNDGKELAVKTAKTFQKKLEDSGFEVVRVSSAGGLLGFTNPDQYMSSQGYNSCIPDGFDSSIMFAVVLGGDGTVLSAARQTAPLGIPILTINTGHLGFLAEAYLSDIDKIFKHLVARQWNIEERTSLVVSVMRGDQCRWEALCLNEMALHREPMTSMCHFEISVGRHAPVDISADGVILSTPTGSTAYSLSAGGPVITPDCPVLQLTPLSPHSLASRALVFSNEEPVTVFPATPERLMMVVDGSAGCYVWPEDRVLIRKSDHPVKFIRLSDHEFFQVLRNKLGWGLPHVAKPDKT from the coding sequence GTGCCCCGAGTTGGACTGATCGTTAATGACGGGAAAGAGCTTGCTGTCAAGACAGCAAAAACTTTTCAAAAGAAACTCGAAGATTCTGGTTTTGAAGTCGTCAGAGTAAGTAGCGCAGGTGGTTTATTAGGTTTTACTAATCCTGATCAATATATGAGTTCACAAGGATACAACTCATGTATTCCTGATGGTTTTGATTCTTCGATTATGTTTGCCGTTGTATTGGGAGGGGATGGGACTGTCTTGTCTGCAGCAAGACAAACTGCACCATTGGGCATCCCCATACTCACTATAAATACTGGACATTTAGGCTTTTTAGCTGAGGCGTATCTTTCAGATATAGATAAAATTTTCAAACATTTAGTTGCAAGGCAATGGAATATTGAGGAGAGAACAAGTCTGGTGGTAAGCGTTATGAGAGGTGATCAATGTAGATGGGAAGCTCTTTGCCTCAATGAAATGGCATTGCATAGAGAACCTATGACAAGTATGTGTCATTTTGAAATTTCTGTTGGTCGGCATGCGCCCGTAGATATTTCTGCAGATGGTGTAATTCTCTCTACTCCTACTGGCTCAACTGCTTATTCACTCAGCGCAGGGGGGCCTGTAATTACTCCCGATTGTCCAGTCTTACAGCTTACCCCCTTATCTCCTCATTCATTAGCATCGAGAGCTCTTGTCTTTAGCAACGAAGAGCCAGTGACTGTTTTCCCTGCCACACCTGAAAGATTAATGATGGTGGTTGATGGTAGTGCAGGCTGTTATGTATGGCCAGAGGATAGAGTTTTAATCAGAAAAAGTGATCATCCAGTTAAATTCATTAGACTTTCAGATCATGAGTTCTTTCAAGTCCTAAGAAATAAATTAGGGTGGGGACTCCCTCACGTTGCGAAACCTGATAAAACATAA
- the pheS gene encoding phenylalanine--tRNA ligase subunit alpha — MSSTLSLKQLIGELEILESDAAKEIASAENSESIEKLRLSFLGKKGKLSLLLGGMKNLSNEERPLIGQRANVLKTQLQELIKEKLEVLKTQALSQILIKETIDVTAPPTGIPQGHRHPLITTTEQIIDLFLGLGYQVSEGPEIENDYYNFEALNIPPDHPARDMQDTFYLGGEYLLRTHTSPVQIRCLENKKPPVRIVSPGRVYRRDAVDATHSPVFHQVEVLAIDEKLDFSHLRGTVMAFLKAFFGDLPIRFRASYFPFTEPSAEVDVQWRGKWLEVMGCGMVDPAVLEELGIDPEKYSGFAAGLGVERFCMVRHGLDDIRKLYTSDLRFLEQF, encoded by the coding sequence TTGAGTTCAACATTATCCCTAAAACAGCTCATCGGTGAGCTTGAGATTCTAGAAAGCGATGCGGCAAAAGAAATTGCTTCTGCTGAAAATTCTGAATCAATTGAGAAATTAAGGTTAAGTTTCCTTGGAAAAAAAGGAAAACTCTCACTTCTTTTGGGAGGGATGAAAAATCTTTCAAATGAGGAAAGACCTTTAATTGGTCAAAGAGCGAACGTTTTAAAAACTCAATTGCAAGAATTAATCAAGGAAAAGCTTGAAGTTTTAAAAACTCAGGCTCTAAGTCAGATACTTATAAAGGAAACTATAGATGTTACAGCGCCTCCAACAGGTATTCCTCAAGGACATCGGCACCCCTTAATAACGACTACTGAACAAATAATTGATCTTTTCTTGGGTCTTGGATACCAAGTTTCTGAAGGTCCTGAGATAGAGAATGATTACTACAATTTTGAGGCACTAAATATTCCCCCTGATCATCCTGCAAGGGATATGCAAGATACTTTTTATCTTGGAGGTGAATACCTTTTAAGAACTCATACTTCGCCTGTTCAGATTCGATGCCTTGAAAACAAAAAACCTCCTGTAAGAATTGTCTCTCCTGGTCGGGTTTATCGAAGAGATGCAGTTGATGCAACTCACTCGCCGGTGTTCCACCAGGTTGAGGTCTTAGCAATTGATGAAAAACTTGACTTTAGTCATTTAAGAGGAACAGTAATGGCCTTTTTAAAAGCGTTTTTTGGAGATCTTCCTATTAGATTTAGAGCTAGTTATTTCCCATTTACGGAGCCATCAGCAGAAGTTGATGTGCAATGGAGAGGTAAGTGGTTAGAAGTTATGGGTTGCGGAATGGTAGACCCTGCTGTCTTAGAAGAATTAGGGATTGATCCAGAAAAATATAGTGGATTTGCGGCTGGACTTGGGGTTGAAAGATTTTGCATGGTTCGTCATGGTCTAGATGATATTAGAAAGCTATATACAAGTGATCTCAGATTTTTAGAACAATTTTAA
- the surE gene encoding 5'/3'-nucleotidase SurE — translation MNPLKILISNDDGVFAEGIRTLATSAASRGHKVTVVCPDQERSATGHGLTLHSPIRAEKADELFGEGIKAWGCSGTPADCVKLALNELLDQKPDLILSGINHGPNLGTDIFCSGTVAAALEGTLDGIPSIAVSIASFQWKNFNFAGKLSLDIAEKAIQQNWPKNLLLNLNIPPCEEKEMGDLVWTRLSIRQYEEQFIRRVDPRGNTYFWMAGEAVKDLQSAGEGPKEWPSDVSQIALCSPSLTPIQPDLFWRGNLDDLPSLI, via the coding sequence ATGAACCCATTGAAAATTTTAATTAGTAATGATGATGGTGTTTTTGCAGAAGGAATAAGAACACTTGCCACTTCTGCAGCGAGCAGAGGACATAAAGTTACTGTTGTTTGTCCAGATCAAGAAAGATCAGCAACTGGTCATGGATTAACTTTACATTCGCCAATACGCGCTGAAAAAGCTGACGAATTATTTGGGGAAGGTATTAAAGCTTGGGGATGTAGTGGAACCCCCGCTGATTGTGTAAAACTCGCACTTAATGAACTTCTTGATCAAAAGCCAGACTTAATCCTTTCTGGAATTAATCATGGGCCTAATCTTGGTACGGATATTTTTTGCTCAGGAACTGTTGCTGCTGCACTTGAGGGGACCTTAGATGGGATTCCATCAATTGCTGTAAGCATTGCAAGTTTTCAATGGAAAAATTTTAATTTCGCTGGAAAACTTTCCTTAGATATTGCAGAGAAAGCAATTCAACAAAATTGGCCCAAGAACTTACTTCTAAATTTAAATATTCCTCCTTGTGAAGAAAAAGAAATGGGTGATTTGGTTTGGACAAGACTTTCAATTAGACAATACGAGGAGCAATTCATTCGAAGAGTCGATCCAAGAGGCAATACCTATTTTTGGATGGCTGGGGAAGCAGTAAAAGATCTTCAATCGGCTGGAGAAGGGCCTAAGGAATGGCCAAGTGATGTTTCTCAAATAGCTTTATGCTCTCCCTCATTAACACCAATTCAACCTGATCTTTTTTGGAGAGGCAATTTAGATGATTTGCCAAGCTTAATATAA
- a CDS encoding DUF3611 family protein, which yields MADQRDFQLLSLGLRRIGWLRFWIQTILGVVVVGVLLFNNVGSSLARNSERALGLGPGLSLTTLAFILLLFSLWQGWMIVKTGRALGSEARPSRGETSRLLKRGLIVDLVGLVFSSIGYQSLAGALFVQASMQAPGISIGTGMRAMENYPITSLEMLSVLSNTQVLFAHLIGLIFSLWLLQRIFRKN from the coding sequence ATGGCAGATCAACGCGACTTTCAATTGCTTTCTCTGGGATTGAGAAGAATTGGTTGGCTTCGGTTTTGGATTCAAACAATTTTAGGTGTAGTGGTAGTGGGTGTTTTGTTGTTCAACAATGTTGGAAGTAGTTTAGCTAGAAACTCCGAGAGAGCATTGGGCTTAGGGCCAGGTTTGTCTCTCACGACATTGGCATTTATATTATTGCTATTTAGCCTTTGGCAAGGCTGGATGATAGTAAAGACTGGTAGAGCATTAGGCAGTGAGGCGCGCCCAAGTAGGGGTGAAACAAGTCGCTTACTAAAGAGAGGATTGATTGTCGATTTAGTTGGATTGGTTTTTTCGTCGATCGGATATCAATCTTTAGCAGGAGCTTTGTTCGTTCAGGCTTCAATGCAAGCTCCTGGCATTTCCATTGGAACAGGTATGAGAGCAATGGAAAATTATCCAATTACTTCTCTAGAAATGCTCTCTGTTTTGAGTAATACTCAAGTTTTGTTTGCCCATTTGATTGGTCTGATTTTTTCTTTATGGTTATTGCAAAGGATTTTTAGGAAAAACTAA
- a CDS encoding bifunctional riboflavin kinase/FAD synthetase produces the protein MIPLCAPENAKLPTALALGSFDGLHLGHKKVINAILKEPIGVPTVVSFWPHPREVLFGESRLRLDLPNEKTFLLEPLGIEQLVLVPFNKNLASKSAETFVEEVLAKTLHAKHIAVGENFRFGRNREGDTSTLEKIGASLGIKISIVPIVEDNHGRLSSSRVRKALSDGDLKHAKYLLKRPYTFRGTVEKGRGLGKKIGWPTANLKIDGRKFLPSLGVYAAWASIANKKERFLAVMNMGPQPTIDPNSLSAVEVHLLDKEINLLGHELIIEPVQRIRLQKKFENIDALSEQISLDAILAKEILTKKL, from the coding sequence TTGATTCCTCTCTGTGCTCCTGAAAATGCAAAACTACCTACAGCACTAGCCTTAGGTAGTTTTGACGGTCTTCACTTAGGTCATAAAAAAGTAATAAATGCCATATTAAAAGAGCCAATTGGTGTTCCTACAGTTGTCAGTTTTTGGCCTCATCCCCGTGAGGTTCTGTTTGGAGAATCAAGATTAAGATTGGATTTACCAAATGAAAAAACATTCCTGCTTGAACCTCTAGGAATAGAGCAACTAGTTTTGGTTCCATTTAATAAAAATCTTGCCTCAAAAAGTGCTGAAACATTTGTAGAAGAAGTTCTAGCAAAAACCCTTCATGCTAAACACATAGCGGTTGGAGAGAATTTTAGGTTTGGACGCAACCGAGAAGGTGACACTTCTACTTTAGAAAAGATAGGTGCCTCTCTAGGTATAAAAATTTCTATTGTTCCTATTGTTGAAGACAATCATGGTCGACTTAGTAGTAGCAGAGTAAGAAAAGCACTCAGCGACGGTGATTTAAAGCATGCAAAATATCTTTTGAAGCGTCCTTACACCTTTAGAGGGACGGTGGAGAAAGGAAGAGGTTTAGGAAAAAAAATTGGATGGCCAACTGCAAATTTAAAAATAGATGGGCGAAAATTCCTTCCATCATTGGGGGTTTATGCCGCTTGGGCCTCCATAGCAAACAAAAAAGAACGTTTCTTAGCAGTTATGAATATGGGCCCTCAACCAACTATTGATCCAAACTCTTTATCAGCAGTAGAAGTTCACCTTCTAGACAAAGAAATCAATCTATTAGGACATGAATTAATTATCGAACCAGTGCAAAGAATTAGACTACAAAAAAAGTTTGAGAACATCGATGCGCTGAGCGAACAAATAAGTTTAGATGCAATATTGGCAAAAGAAATACTGACAAAAAAACTTTGA
- a CDS encoding thiamine phosphate synthase: MKSMPVTPPSDNRIAQLIDANLDRAREGLRVMEDWCRFGLKRSDFSIQIKDWRQQLGVHHHNIYRKERLTSNDPAMGISHPLQKGRSTPEAVFIANSSRVQEALRVIEEFTRTTDPNLCEIASKIRYETYEIEVKVLNSTEGINKRQTLKDCSLYLITSNRTDLEEVVLHALKAGVKIVQYREKFLNDNEKISQAKSLASLCKKFNSLFIVNDRIDIALAVDADGIHLGQEDMPTKIARELLGAEKIIGKSTHCLEDIKNAEGEGCDYIGMGPIFSSETKKQLNPIGIDYLKKGLSETLLPAFAIGGINKSNITKLNQIHNLRIAVSNAIINSNDSFSTTDELIQLLKCN; encoded by the coding sequence ATGAAATCAATGCCTGTCACCCCTCCGTCTGATAATCGTATTGCTCAATTAATTGACGCGAACCTTGATCGTGCAAGAGAAGGGCTTAGAGTTATGGAAGATTGGTGCAGATTTGGTTTAAAGAGGAGTGATTTTTCGATTCAAATCAAAGATTGGAGGCAACAATTAGGAGTACATCACCACAATATTTATCGAAAAGAAAGGCTTACATCCAACGATCCAGCTATGGGCATTTCACATCCGTTACAAAAAGGCAGATCAACCCCAGAGGCTGTATTTATTGCGAACTCATCCAGAGTTCAAGAAGCCCTAAGAGTAATAGAGGAATTTACTCGAACAACAGATCCAAATCTTTGTGAAATAGCCAGCAAAATTAGATATGAAACTTATGAGATCGAGGTAAAGGTGCTTAATTCGACAGAAGGCATAAATAAAAGACAAACCTTAAAAGATTGTTCCTTATACTTAATAACCTCAAATAGGACAGATCTCGAAGAGGTTGTTCTTCATGCTCTAAAAGCTGGTGTAAAAATAGTTCAATACAGAGAGAAATTTCTAAATGATAATGAAAAAATTTCACAAGCTAAATCTTTAGCCTCTCTTTGTAAAAAATTCAATTCACTATTTATAGTCAATGACCGCATTGATATTGCACTCGCCGTTGACGCCGATGGGATTCATTTGGGACAAGAAGATATGCCAACAAAAATCGCGAGAGAGCTCCTAGGGGCTGAAAAAATCATTGGCAAAAGCACGCACTGTCTTGAAGACATCAAAAACGCCGAAGGAGAAGGCTGTGATTATATTGGTATGGGACCAATATTTTCCTCTGAAACAAAAAAGCAACTAAATCCCATTGGAATTGACTACCTAAAAAAAGGATTAAGTGAAACTCTTCTACCTGCTTTTGCTATTGGGGGAATCAATAAATCAAATATCACAAAATTAAATCAGATCCATAATCTTCGCATAGCTGTATCCAATGCAATCATTAATTCAAATGATTCCTTTTCAACAACTGATGAACTTATCCAACTTCTAAAATGCAATTAA
- the thiS gene encoding sulfur carrier protein ThiS: MQLKINGEIKTINNSNEELLMETLLENLGYKPQLVVVELNGEIISPKVWTNTKINHGDCLEVVTIVGGGSYS, encoded by the coding sequence ATGCAATTAAAAATTAACGGCGAAATTAAAACCATTAACAACTCCAATGAAGAATTACTAATGGAAACTTTGCTTGAAAACTTAGGCTACAAACCTCAGTTAGTTGTAGTTGAATTAAATGGTGAAATTATTAGCCCAAAAGTTTGGACAAATACAAAAATCAATCATGGCGATTGCTTAGAAGTTGTGACAATTGTTGGTGGAGGTTCCTACAGTTAG
- a CDS encoding DUF1517 domain-containing protein: MFKTTRLSWIKRKQIFSFLVVSTIIFFSLFTSPNTASAASGGRIGGGSFQAPSSSPRRQNYGGYGGNNFRGYGSGYRGGGIGFPFLLPIFGFGGGGIFGFLILMSIVGVIVNSFKSSSNFSNASNNSIVSQSTNPSKVSLIQFQIGLLASAKEIQVSLRELAASSNTSTSSGLQRVLQDTTLSLLRQPELWVYSNIETGSVPYASAESTFNRISITERSKLKAELTSNYSGQISSSTNKQSNPGDSDSTNEYIAITILVATKKDLRLQNSVNNEVITEALRILGSISSNDLIALEVIWQPDGEGETLREEELIIQYPNLKHL; encoded by the coding sequence GTGTTCAAAACTACTCGCTTAAGTTGGATTAAAAGAAAACAGATTTTTTCTTTTCTGGTTGTTTCAACAATAATCTTTTTTTCTTTATTTACCAGTCCCAACACTGCATCAGCAGCTAGTGGAGGACGAATAGGTGGAGGAAGTTTTCAGGCGCCTTCTTCATCACCACGAAGACAAAATTACGGAGGCTATGGAGGTAATAACTTTCGAGGTTATGGAAGTGGATATAGAGGTGGTGGTATTGGTTTTCCTTTTTTATTGCCAATATTTGGCTTTGGCGGAGGTGGGATCTTTGGGTTTTTAATACTTATGTCAATCGTTGGTGTGATTGTTAATTCATTTAAAAGCTCTTCAAATTTCTCCAACGCAAGCAATAACTCAATAGTTTCTCAATCAACGAACCCATCCAAAGTTTCTTTAATTCAATTTCAAATTGGCTTACTAGCAAGTGCAAAAGAAATTCAAGTGAGTCTAAGGGAGCTTGCCGCCTCCTCAAATACCTCAACTTCATCTGGCCTTCAAAGAGTTCTTCAAGACACAACACTGTCCTTACTTAGGCAGCCTGAATTATGGGTCTATTCAAATATAGAAACAGGTTCTGTTCCATATGCCTCAGCAGAATCAACATTTAATCGGATATCAATAACTGAAAGAAGCAAACTAAAGGCTGAGCTCACATCAAACTATTCTGGTCAAATATCTAGCTCAACAAATAAACAATCCAATCCTGGAGATTCTGATTCGACAAATGAATACATCGCCATAACGATTCTCGTAGCAACAAAAAAGGATTTAAGACTTCAAAATTCCGTAAATAACGAAGTCATCACAGAAGCATTAAGAATCTTAGGGTCAATATCATCAAATGACTTAATTGCCTTAGAAGTTATTTGGCAACCTGACGGAGAAGGAGAGACTCTGAGAGAAGAAGAACTAATAATTCAATACCCAAATCTTAAACATTTATAA
- the larB gene encoding nickel pincer cofactor biosynthesis protein LarB: protein MNESIIDFQRRTRLGVVEAIWGEHKTIKQISEILKKYQRECETALVTRLTKEKGQKLLVEFPSAEFHEISGCLTLGGFKECTSSEEEVIILTGGTSDVGVASEAEIALNLHGIKTKLLIDVGVAGLHRLLDRLEEIKLAKVVIACAGMEGALPTVLAGLIPQPIIGLPVSVGYGLSGGGKTALEGMLASCAPGLTVVNIDNGYGAAMAALRILST, encoded by the coding sequence ATGAATGAATCAATTATTGATTTTCAGAGGCGAACTCGACTCGGCGTAGTTGAGGCCATATGGGGGGAGCATAAAACAATTAAACAAATATCTGAAATATTGAAAAAATATCAACGTGAGTGTGAAACTGCTTTAGTGACAAGACTAACTAAAGAAAAGGGACAAAAACTTTTAGTTGAATTTCCTTCTGCAGAATTTCATGAAATATCTGGTTGTCTAACTTTGGGGGGATTTAAGGAATGTACTTCTTCTGAGGAAGAAGTAATTATTTTGACTGGAGGAACCAGTGATGTTGGAGTGGCATCAGAAGCAGAAATAGCTTTGAACTTGCATGGAATAAAAACTAAATTGTTGATTGATGTTGGCGTAGCAGGACTTCACAGGTTGCTAGACAGGCTTGAAGAAATAAAATTAGCAAAAGTAGTTATTGCATGTGCAGGGATGGAGGGGGCTTTGCCTACGGTGCTGGCTGGGTTAATCCCTCAGCCAATTATTGGACTTCCTGTCTCAGTTGGGTATGGGCTTAGTGGTGGTGGTAAAACTGCCTTGGAGGGAATGCTTGCAAGTTGTGCACCTGGATTAACAGTAGTGAATATTGATAATGGTTATGGAGCCGCGATGGCTGCTTTGAGAATTTTATCAACCTAA
- a CDS encoding TIGR03792 family protein, with product MKTLRTKFFSEKIYSFLLLSVIFISTIFGNVKNIQAESLLKVNFPKESIVEHLKLDVPKKFKNAWLKAEEGSWEPWLLKQDGFLGRQLFWDPKEEEATLLIGWESRAVWKSISQTEINFVQHDFEKIARKETGERSGNPFPLIFEGELNPE from the coding sequence ATGAAAACTCTTAGAACTAAATTTTTTAGCGAAAAAATATATAGTTTCCTTTTATTAAGTGTGATTTTTATTTCAACTATTTTTGGAAACGTGAAAAATATTCAAGCTGAGTCTTTATTGAAAGTGAATTTTCCAAAGGAATCTATTGTTGAGCACCTTAAGCTTGATGTTCCGAAAAAATTTAAAAATGCTTGGTTAAAAGCTGAAGAAGGAAGTTGGGAGCCCTGGTTGTTAAAACAAGATGGTTTTTTAGGACGTCAACTTTTTTGGGATCCTAAAGAAGAGGAAGCAACCTTATTAATCGGGTGGGAGTCAAGAGCCGTTTGGAAAAGCATTTCGCAGACAGAAATAAATTTTGTCCAGCATGACTTTGAAAAGATTGCCAGAAAGGAAACAGGTGAACGAAGTGGAAATCCTTTTCCATTGATCTTTGAGGGGGAATTAAATCCAGAGTAA